The following coding sequences are from one Microtus pennsylvanicus isolate mMicPen1 chromosome 1, mMicPen1.hap1, whole genome shotgun sequence window:
- the Nupr2 gene encoding nuclear protein 2: MDSPARPSVSRPRARVRPPPPEALPIAGFDDELYDCLDYYYLRDFPASGAGRSKGRTRREQQLRTNHPVPGGHERKVAQILINAQRKRRQRQLQPRPRTRLP, from the coding sequence ATGGACTCGCCAGCTCGTCCTTCCGTCTCCCGCCCACGGGCTCGAGTGCGCCCGCCGCCGCCGGAGGCGCTGCCCATTGCGGGCTTCGACGACGAGCTGTACGACTGCCTGGACTACTACTACCTGCGTGACTTCCCGGCCTCCGGAGCTGGCCGCAGCAAGGGCCGGACGCGGCGCGAGCAGCAACTGCGCACCAACCACCCGGTGCCCGGCGGCCACGAGCGCAAGGTGGCACAGATCCTGATCAACGCGCAGCGCAAGCGGCGCCAACGCCAGCTGCAACCGCGGCCGCGCACGCGCCTGCCCTGA
- the LOC142852867 gene encoding protein FAM200C-like isoform X1: MPRGSRSSRVAPSVSRAPQMRPAPRQAPAAHPPATATAPSAVGSPAAAPRQPGLMAQMATTAAGVAVGSAVGHTLGHAVTGAFSGGGSAEPARPDITYQEPRGAQLLAQQSPGPCFLEIKQFLECAQNQSDVKLCEGFNEVLWQCRITNEGHPPRVDRVEKKVKNRRYSEEFLRYGFTSKTTAGVEKPQCVICGDVLSAESMKPNKLKRHFDSKHLSFADKDINYFRSKADELKKARLDTGSKYPKQNVIAVEFSYLVALRIARTMKPHSFAEDLLLPAAKDSVRVLIGKEFGMQLSAVSLSNDTVRRRINDMSADILNQVIQEIKSAPLPIFSIQLDESTDVTNCSQLLVYVRYINDGDFKDEFLFCKPLETTATAHDVFDRVGSFLKEHKLSWEMVCGVCTDGAPAMLGCQSGFQRLVLNESPEVIGTHCMIHLHALAMKTLPQDLKEVMQSVIGSVNLVKANTLNSRLFSQLCNEFDAPNKALLFHTEGRWLSKGTVLKCVFELRDELRIFFSQKARPQFVALFSDQCELQKIAYLVDIFAVLRELSLSLQGPNATCLDLSEKIQSFQMKLQLWQKELEENKTHMLPTLSAFFKEHDIKPSGRTSVIVSVKEHLHVLAEEISWYIPSLPAVPFALARSPFTVRVEDVPETAQEEFVRLINSEAVRADFSALPLTRFWVKCLQSYPVLSETVLRLLLPFPTTYLCETGFSNLLVIKSKYRRRLAVENDLRCALAKTAPRISDLVRKKQSQPSH; the protein is encoded by the exons ATGCCGCGCGGAAGCCGCTCTTCCCGGGTGGCCCCTTCCGTCAG cCGGGCCCCTCAGATGAGACCTGCTCCCAGACAAGCGCCTGCAGCTCATCCTCCAGCAACAGCGACTGCACCATCTGCAGTTGGCTCACCTGCTGCTGCACCCCGGCAACCAGGCCTGATGGCCCAGATGGCGACCACTGCAGCCGGTGTGGCTGTGGGCTCTGCAGTGGGCCACACCCTGGGTCATGCCGTCACTGGGGCCTTCAGTGGAGGTGGCAGTGCTGAGCCTGCGAGGCCTGACATCACTTACCAG GAACCCCGGGGAGCCCAGCTGTTGGCCCAGCAGTCTCCTGGACCTTGCTTTCTTGAGATCAAACAGTTTCTGGAGTGTGCCCAGAACCAGAGTGACGTCAAGCTCTGCGAGGGCTTCAATGAGGTGTTGTGGCAGTGCAGAATTACAAATG AGGGCCATCCCCCAAGAGTGGACCGTGTAGAGAAGAAGGTTAAAAACAGAAGATACAGTGAAGAATTCTTACGGTATGGTTTTACCTCAAAAACGACAGCAGGCGTTGAGAAACCGCAGTGTGTTATTTGTGGGGACGTTCTCTCAGCGGAGTCTATGAAGCCAAACAAACTGAAACGCCattttgacagcaagcacctgaGCTTTGCCGACAAGGATATCAACTATTTTAGAAGCAAAGCTGATGAGCTCAAGAAAGCCAGGCTTGACACTGGCAGCAAATACCCCAAACAGAATGTCATAGCCGTTGAGTTTTCCTACTTGGTGGCGCTCAGAATCGCCAGGACTATGAAGCCTCACAGCTTTGCTGAGGATTTACTGTTGCCAGCGGCCAAAGACAGTGTTCGAGTTCTGATCGGAAAGGAATTTGGTATGCAGCTGAGCGCGGTTTCCTTATCTAATGACACTGTCCGTAGAAGAATAAATGACATGTCTGCCGATATTCTTAACCAGGTCATCCAGGAAATTAAGTCTGCTCCACTTCCAATATTCAGTATCCAGCTCGATGAATCTACAGACGTCACAAACTGTTCCCAGTTACTGGTTTACGTGAGGTACATTAATGACGGCGACTTCAAAGATGAATTCCTTTTTTGCAAACCTCTTGAAACAACAGCCACTGCACATGATGTATTTGACAGAGTTGGTTCATTTCTGAAGGAGCACAAGCTCTCATGGGAAATGGTTTGTGGGGTTTGCACTGATGGTGCTCCGGCTATGCTAGGATGTCAGTCTGGATTTCAGCGTTTGGTCCTGAACGAGTCACCGGAAGTCATCGGAACTCACTGTATGATTCATCTGCATGCGTTAGCAATGAAGACACTGCCTCAAGACTTAAAAGAAGTCATGCAAAGTGTCATCGGTTCTGTCAATCTTGTCAAGGCGAACACGTTAAACAGTCGGCTGTTTTCGCAACTGTGCAACGAGTTTGACGCACCCAACAAAGCTCTGCTATTTCACACAGAAGGGAGATGGTTGTCCAAAGGAAccgttttaaaatgtgtttttgagCTTCGTGATGAACTCAGAATATTTTTTAGTCAGAAAGCAAGACCACAGTTCGTAGCACTTTTCAGTGATCAATGTGAATTGCAGAAAATAGCTTACTTGGTCGACATCTTTGCTGTCTTGCGTGAATTAAGTTTATCACTGCAAGGACCAAATGCAACATGCCTCGATTTGTCTGAAAAGATCCAGTCATTCCAAATGAAGCTTCAGCTTTGGCAAAAAGagctggaagaaaataaaacccacatgTTGCCTACCCTGTCTGCTTTCTTTAAGGAACATGACATTAAACCCTCCGGAAGGACTTCAGTGATCGTTTCCGTGAAAGAGCACTTGCACGTGCTTGCCGAAGAAATTTCCTGGTACATTCCAAGTCTACCTGCCGTCCCATTTGCCCTTGCTAGAAGCCCGTTCACAGTCAGAGTTGAAGATGTCCCTGAGACGGCACAAGAGGAGTTTGTCAGACTTATTAACAGCGAAGCAGTGAGAGCTGACTTCTCTGCATTGCCACTTACACGTTTCTGGGTCAAGTGTTTGCAGTCCTACCCTGTTCTGTCTGAGACCGTGCTGCGCCTCCTCCTTCCATTTCCAACAACATatctttgtgagacagggttttccaaCTTGTTGGTTATCAAGTCCAAATACAGACGTAGGCTCGCTGTGGAAAATGATCTCCGTTGTGCTCTTGCAAAGACTGCCCCGAGAATTTCTGATCTAGTGAGAAAGAAGCAATCTCAACCTTCACACTGA
- the LOC142852867 gene encoding protein FAM200C-like isoform X2, whose protein sequence is MRPAPRQAPAAHPPATATAPSAVGSPAAAPRQPGLMAQMATTAAGVAVGSAVGHTLGHAVTGAFSGGGSAEPARPDITYQEPRGAQLLAQQSPGPCFLEIKQFLECAQNQSDVKLCEGFNEVLWQCRITNEGHPPRVDRVEKKVKNRRYSEEFLRYGFTSKTTAGVEKPQCVICGDVLSAESMKPNKLKRHFDSKHLSFADKDINYFRSKADELKKARLDTGSKYPKQNVIAVEFSYLVALRIARTMKPHSFAEDLLLPAAKDSVRVLIGKEFGMQLSAVSLSNDTVRRRINDMSADILNQVIQEIKSAPLPIFSIQLDESTDVTNCSQLLVYVRYINDGDFKDEFLFCKPLETTATAHDVFDRVGSFLKEHKLSWEMVCGVCTDGAPAMLGCQSGFQRLVLNESPEVIGTHCMIHLHALAMKTLPQDLKEVMQSVIGSVNLVKANTLNSRLFSQLCNEFDAPNKALLFHTEGRWLSKGTVLKCVFELRDELRIFFSQKARPQFVALFSDQCELQKIAYLVDIFAVLRELSLSLQGPNATCLDLSEKIQSFQMKLQLWQKELEENKTHMLPTLSAFFKEHDIKPSGRTSVIVSVKEHLHVLAEEISWYIPSLPAVPFALARSPFTVRVEDVPETAQEEFVRLINSEAVRADFSALPLTRFWVKCLQSYPVLSETVLRLLLPFPTTYLCETGFSNLLVIKSKYRRRLAVENDLRCALAKTAPRISDLVRKKQSQPSH, encoded by the exons ATGAGACCTGCTCCCAGACAAGCGCCTGCAGCTCATCCTCCAGCAACAGCGACTGCACCATCTGCAGTTGGCTCACCTGCTGCTGCACCCCGGCAACCAGGCCTGATGGCCCAGATGGCGACCACTGCAGCCGGTGTGGCTGTGGGCTCTGCAGTGGGCCACACCCTGGGTCATGCCGTCACTGGGGCCTTCAGTGGAGGTGGCAGTGCTGAGCCTGCGAGGCCTGACATCACTTACCAG GAACCCCGGGGAGCCCAGCTGTTGGCCCAGCAGTCTCCTGGACCTTGCTTTCTTGAGATCAAACAGTTTCTGGAGTGTGCCCAGAACCAGAGTGACGTCAAGCTCTGCGAGGGCTTCAATGAGGTGTTGTGGCAGTGCAGAATTACAAATG AGGGCCATCCCCCAAGAGTGGACCGTGTAGAGAAGAAGGTTAAAAACAGAAGATACAGTGAAGAATTCTTACGGTATGGTTTTACCTCAAAAACGACAGCAGGCGTTGAGAAACCGCAGTGTGTTATTTGTGGGGACGTTCTCTCAGCGGAGTCTATGAAGCCAAACAAACTGAAACGCCattttgacagcaagcacctgaGCTTTGCCGACAAGGATATCAACTATTTTAGAAGCAAAGCTGATGAGCTCAAGAAAGCCAGGCTTGACACTGGCAGCAAATACCCCAAACAGAATGTCATAGCCGTTGAGTTTTCCTACTTGGTGGCGCTCAGAATCGCCAGGACTATGAAGCCTCACAGCTTTGCTGAGGATTTACTGTTGCCAGCGGCCAAAGACAGTGTTCGAGTTCTGATCGGAAAGGAATTTGGTATGCAGCTGAGCGCGGTTTCCTTATCTAATGACACTGTCCGTAGAAGAATAAATGACATGTCTGCCGATATTCTTAACCAGGTCATCCAGGAAATTAAGTCTGCTCCACTTCCAATATTCAGTATCCAGCTCGATGAATCTACAGACGTCACAAACTGTTCCCAGTTACTGGTTTACGTGAGGTACATTAATGACGGCGACTTCAAAGATGAATTCCTTTTTTGCAAACCTCTTGAAACAACAGCCACTGCACATGATGTATTTGACAGAGTTGGTTCATTTCTGAAGGAGCACAAGCTCTCATGGGAAATGGTTTGTGGGGTTTGCACTGATGGTGCTCCGGCTATGCTAGGATGTCAGTCTGGATTTCAGCGTTTGGTCCTGAACGAGTCACCGGAAGTCATCGGAACTCACTGTATGATTCATCTGCATGCGTTAGCAATGAAGACACTGCCTCAAGACTTAAAAGAAGTCATGCAAAGTGTCATCGGTTCTGTCAATCTTGTCAAGGCGAACACGTTAAACAGTCGGCTGTTTTCGCAACTGTGCAACGAGTTTGACGCACCCAACAAAGCTCTGCTATTTCACACAGAAGGGAGATGGTTGTCCAAAGGAAccgttttaaaatgtgtttttgagCTTCGTGATGAACTCAGAATATTTTTTAGTCAGAAAGCAAGACCACAGTTCGTAGCACTTTTCAGTGATCAATGTGAATTGCAGAAAATAGCTTACTTGGTCGACATCTTTGCTGTCTTGCGTGAATTAAGTTTATCACTGCAAGGACCAAATGCAACATGCCTCGATTTGTCTGAAAAGATCCAGTCATTCCAAATGAAGCTTCAGCTTTGGCAAAAAGagctggaagaaaataaaacccacatgTTGCCTACCCTGTCTGCTTTCTTTAAGGAACATGACATTAAACCCTCCGGAAGGACTTCAGTGATCGTTTCCGTGAAAGAGCACTTGCACGTGCTTGCCGAAGAAATTTCCTGGTACATTCCAAGTCTACCTGCCGTCCCATTTGCCCTTGCTAGAAGCCCGTTCACAGTCAGAGTTGAAGATGTCCCTGAGACGGCACAAGAGGAGTTTGTCAGACTTATTAACAGCGAAGCAGTGAGAGCTGACTTCTCTGCATTGCCACTTACACGTTTCTGGGTCAAGTGTTTGCAGTCCTACCCTGTTCTGTCTGAGACCGTGCTGCGCCTCCTCCTTCCATTTCCAACAACATatctttgtgagacagggttttccaaCTTGTTGGTTATCAAGTCCAAATACAGACGTAGGCTCGCTGTGGAAAATGATCTCCGTTGTGCTCTTGCAAAGACTGCCCCGAGAATTTCTGATCTAGTGAGAAAGAAGCAATCTCAACCTTCACACTGA